The genomic stretch ACTTAATCTTATTGTACCAAGACTCACATTTTTATTGTGCAGTTTAGATTTTTAATAGTAAATAtaatttagttaaaattaatcattATAGAAGAAAATGGAGtactacataatttaaaattttcattgaCTTTTTTCGCTCTATGTATATCATTTTCAATGTTTCTATGTTATTTATAAAGATGTCGATTAGGATACTTGAAACGAGTAATAGTTAGTGAGAAACTTCTGAAAACCATAATATATAGctcattttttcaaattttagatGAAGTTGTCTCTAAACTTTCGACAAATTAAGTCATTCTAACTTATATTTTCTCCATTTCAATTTCACTGTCATTTTGATCATCAATCATAATTTGACAATCTCTCTCAAACCCTATTTATTGTCgatttttgttgaaattgttGACAcacaaaatttgattaaaaaaaatcagtacTCCCTTTATTTCAAGGTAGTTAAAACATTTTTTGGACACAAGATTAAAGAAATTGATGTTTAGGTGTgatgagaaaataaaatttaagagagaaagagagagtaaaagtatttggggaaaaaaaagtacctcaaatcaGCTATCTTGGGACAATATTACAAgcaaatatcattttatttaatatatatctCATATGGGGCGCGAAATGAAGCCCACGACAATTTGCTTTATTGTTAAAACACCTCACAGTTGATTGAAATTACAACTAATAAAAATTGAGAGCCCAACTGAAATGGGCTTCAGAGAGTGTGGCCCAAACAAAATTAACTTGACAAAATCAGAGCTCCATTTTCAACTAAAGCTGAAAAAGATAAAAGGAATATGGTTGTTGGAGGAGTTACCAGTTAGGTAGAAGAAGATCCTTGTTTTAAAGCAACTCTCTTAGTTTGAGTTCTAGCAATTCATTTTTTCATATCCTGCTATTTTGAAGTTAATTATAAAGTTTTGTGAGCAATGGCTGCGCAAAATTCTATGGAAAGAGTCAAATTGGGAAACCAAGGACTTGAGGTGAATATATTGCGCGCCTAAACTTAATTGTCCTCTTTTGATTTGATCATGACTTtccattatttttatcatttgagTAAGGAACTCTATTATGCGTTTTGAATTTCTGCATAGATGTGCTTGATTTTCGATTCATGCTCCTCTGACGTTTGCAGTAGAAGTTCACAACTGTGTAAAATTTCAAATGGTGTGTGTATCAGTGTATTTGTGTGTAGAGGTAGCAGTTATCAATGGCGGTCTGAGATGTTTAGATCTGTGACTGTGTTCGACATTCCTAGCAATTGATACTCAAATTTGCCTGATTTGTGTTTTTCTTATTGTGAAAAGATGATGGAGATAAAAGTATATTTTGCTAGTTACAGAAGTTGGAATGTTTAGTTTGGAGCAGTTGCAGTTCTTCAATTTGTCGTTTGATCTGACGTGACATATCTCTCCCTCCTTCAGGTGTCAAAATTGGGTTATGGTTGCATGGGGCTCACTGGATTCTACAATGCCCCTATTTCTGTGGAAGATGGCATTGCAATAATCAAAGAGGCGTTTAATAAAGGCATAACCTTCTTCGACACTGCTGATGTTTACGGGAAGGACCATTCGAATGAATACATGATAGGGCAGGTAACTCTTACCTATTGCGATGCTTACTGTCTTGATCCTCGCCAAATGATCTGTGCATTACTGCGAGTTCCTTTCTTACGCTTTGAAGATAAGATAGAAAATAAGTAAATGGGATGATTGTGCTTGCTACAGTATCGTAAATACAACAGCATTTGATCTTTGATAAGTGTGGTCTAATATAAATTCCATATATTTAGCACCTTGACTATCCATATTCTTAGCACTTATTCTGCTATCAGTCTAGTATAAGACATAGTAATCCTCGTGAATATTCATCACCAGGAAATGTAGAGGACAAAGCAGGCGTAGCATTTTATCATTAGAATGATACTATTAGACTTACTGCATTTAGTCGAACAGGGTCTTTCGTTTCTTGGTTTACGTCCTGACTTTCCTAATACCATGGCACCATAGCGTACAAGCATCTACTATATAATTTCTAACAGGTGATTATTTCTTTGAACTTGATACCCTTAATGCCACCAAGTTTCTTGAACTGCTTTGTGGAACTATTCAGAAGCCAGAATAGAATGTTTATAGGGATAAAATCATTTATTGAAGTAGATAAAAAATGCAAGTGGAGTTTTAGAATATTGTAAGCTTTCACCTGGTTTGTGCACCATTGGGTTATGATAAATTTCTTGCAAGCAGTACAATCCAAATAGAGCTTTTCAGCCACCAATTAGACCACTAGTGTGAGAAACCGAGTGTAAGCTGGTATCTCCATTGAATTTGTGAAATGTATAAGTTTTCCTTCAAGGAGGTTCAGTTATACAAATCTGAACCACTTGTAGCAGGGATGCCTTTAACCAAAAGTATTCACCTTATAAAAGAGACATTTCTGTCAAATTTCCTTCAAGGAGATTCACTTGTACAAATCTGAACCACTTTCTTGGTGGTAAGTGTGTTCTGTCTTTAACCATTAAAGAAAAATGCTAAGCACAGAAATCATATCCTAGGAGAATTTCTATACAATTCTATCTGGGCGTTCACTTAAAAACTCCAACTTGTCAAGGCATTGAAGGAGCTGCCTCGGGAAAAAGTCCAACTAGCAACAAAGTTTGGTTTTTTTGCATTTACGAGCTCCGGGATTCTAGTTAAAGGTACTCCTGAGTATGCCCGCTCTTGCTGTGAAGCGAGCCTGAAGCGCCTTCAAGTGGATTACATTGATCTGTACTACATACATAGAATTGACACCACTGTACCCATTGAGGAAACAGTAAGTCTTTTTCACGTAATCCTATATCAATCCTATTGtattgttgttgtttttttcattttgttggCTTAATATTTGCAGATGGAGGAACTCAAAAAATTAGTTGAAGAAGGTAAAATTAAGTACATTGGTCTATCTGAAGCTAATGCCGACACTATAAGAAGGGCACATGCTGTGCATCCCATTACTGCATTACAAATGGAATATTCACTTTGGACCCGTGACATCGAAGAAGAAATAATTCCTCTCTGCAGGTTTTTCCATCATCATTGAATAAAGCACTCCAGTAGGATAGATGTTGAGTTCAAATGCAACCATTTTAATCAACAATTCTTATCTCATATAAAGTGAACGCATCTCACGTTATATGCTGTTTCTTGAGTCAATCATCATGAACATTACTAGTATTCATTTTTGAACTTCTATTGCTCTATATCACTTTTATATCCTTATTCAAATCAAATGATTTTTTCCTCTTTAAAATGGATGGCAGGGAACTTGGCATTGGTATAGTTCCATACTGCCCAGTAGGCCGTGGGCTTTTTGCTGGGAAGAAAGTTGTGGAAAACATACCTCAAGAAAGTTACTTGGTATGCATGCAGTCTTTGATTTCGAGTTTCCTACTTGGTCGCTGTGTAAACTTAACTAACTGCTGTAACTTTCTTTGACTAGCAATCACACCCAAGGTTTACAGGGGAGAATTGGGAAAAGAACAAGACAATCTACTATCGCCTAGAGGAATTGGCTAAGAAGCATGACTGCACTCCCGTCCAACTTGCTCTTTCATGGGTTCTACATCAGGGTGCTGATGTAGTTCCTATTCCTGGTCAGTGACTCTTACTGCGATTTCGTTTGCACTTTCTGTGATGAAACAATTCATTAGATAGGTCTATATAGACATAATAAGAACTCTAAATTTGATGACTTTTAATTTGAAACTACTGCTGCATATATATTATTTGCATCATCATTTAACATGCATCTGGGTATGGACCATTAGCAATTCAGGCCTAAAGCATAAATCTGTAGAATTTCTTCCATTAAGATGAAGGTTCTATGAAATTATCGTAGCTGCTGCAATATTAGTATAAActgaaaaaaatattagtaaggCTCAGCTAATAAATCTCATATCTCTATTTCTCTTGTGATTTGTTTAGGAACAACTAAGATAAAGAATCTCCATGAGAACGTCGGTTCTGTGAATGTGAAACTGACGGACGATGATCTGAAAGAGATCTGTGAAGCTGTCCCCGTTGAAGAAGTGGCAGGAGGGAGACAAGGTGAAGCTCTTTATAAGATATCATGGAAATTTGCTAACACCCCACATCCAAAACCCAAGTGAATCAACATTTATAACCAGTTTGCGTCTTTGTTCTTCTGAAACTCCACGTTCAATTCCTAGATGGAGTTGAATAACTGatgattaataattttatgCCGAAGGCGGATGCTGGGGGTGATTATGAAATTTTGTTGGAATATTCTTGTAGTAAGCTTATTGGCTTTCATTTATACATTTAGAGGTCAAGTTTgtggtgtttttgtttttttggtaaACTCTATATGTTTGCTGTTGCGTACATGTGAGAGATCTCATAATAAGATTGAATATTCAGGGGTTGACAATGTTCACCTATGAAGAATAGTGGAGAGTTGTATATAGAGCTAATGGTTCCATCATAAAGAGAAAAACTAAAAGCTTATGGTTGAATTGAATGGAAGGATCATTAACTTgtctatttaaaaaaaacacctTGTCTAATTGGTAACAATcgggggcggacgcagaaaaataGATCGGTAGAGGTTATGTCGACTAAAGTTTAGTGGTAGGGactaaaattacataaattgaACTATTAtataagaaagaaaaatgaaaaatagatTTATTAGGGGCTTAGCCCTGGAGTAGTAGCACCccccttagagcatctccaataaccggcgtcaccaccgcgacgccggtttgacgccgaaccattggaaccggcgtcggcgaaatcggcgtcgccatgccgattcccgcgctgacgccggttccgacgccaatcctcacgggcgccattgtgcgtcccggatcggtgccaaaccggcgtcggatttttttttttttttttcgaaaacactatatatacgcgcgttgaacctcattttcattcgcaccacttgttttaacgagtattctctctaccttactttctgttcaagatcaatttaagaaatgagaaaTGAGTAatccctcctccaagcacatgccgacatgcgtcagacggaggctcatattcgactgcaaaaggatttagttgaagagttgtgggcgcggaggattgcaaggcgttagtttttatgcaaatttatgtaattttttaaatgtaatttttttaattattgtactttttttaaaaaaattaatgtactttttaaattttaatattattattcgaatttttcgtatttgtctcgtaaattaaattccgtatgttgatacgagtgtaaattaaattatataattgttattagtgatgtggataggtagtgtgaaggttatgtgagggctatttgatgtccagctgatgtggcaggagaattgtagtgctgatgatgtggcagtgtgaaggttatttgagggctatttgacgtcctaacctattggagatgctcttaccaAAATCGTATAAGAGCAACTTTCCGGCACTTGCAAAATGGAGACGTGGTCCAGTGACATGAACTAACTATATTAATTAACTGGTTTCCAAAATTAACAGTTCCAATTAAGCTCAATCTCAATCAACATAACAATTGTACGCTGGTTTATATTGCAATAAACCTACGAAATAATAAGAAGATGAATAAGCTACAAGGAGTCGACCATTCATTTGACCAATCTGAACAATTGAACTGTTTAATTGATAGTTTCCCTAGTTCACTTGCCggtcaatttttttaaaacattgtttatttattttattttacacatttaattttttttgtttactaGTACCATAAAAACTTTGcaaatacaataaataaattgagcattgatttttgtttaaattctaaatataataatattaataatcatAAGAAAGTATTATAATTAAACTAAGtggataaaatgaaaaaaagtttaATACTAATGTGGATTAAACGACACTAATATTTACAAATGAATGTTTAGCTAATGCATATCTTtatattcaataataatatttgatTCGAGGTTGTTCGATTTGCAAAATTATATTTCgtatttcataattaaatatatacttcATCCTCCCATAATGAGAGTCAcaattcacttttaccataaatattaaGTAAGTCTCACATCCTATTAACTCACTTTAcgcatattctattataaaatcaatataaaaaagttgactcatattccactaacttttcaacccactattttttatatttcttaaaactcgtgctcacactaaatatgactcttattataaGACGAGAAAgtatctcacaacttaatccatAGTCTGTCATAGACTCATAGTCATATTgtttaactaaaataatcttattatTTAATAGTACTAGATTGATTAATAATGAATTATGATAACACAATAACTTGTGACAGGTTAATGTATAGTAGTACTATGTAAATTCGTCGATTAAATTTTAGGGCAGAATCTTTTCTTCAAAACCCTAAAACCCTAACCCCTTGCTTAAGAAAGTCCAGAACCTTCTACCACCATCCTTGGACTAGTAGCCTCTCTCTAAATACTTATAGCCTTGATCACATTTGCATTAGCAAAGCTTTGCACTCTCCAAATCCAGTTTCTCAGCAATGGCAGCGAGGCGACTGATCCCCACTCTCAACAGAGTTCTCGTGGAGAAAATTGTTCAGCCGTCCAAAACCACCGCCGGAATTCTCCTCCCTGAAAAATCATCCAAggtattaaattaattgatttctcCGTTTCTCTCTTCAGGATCCATTGATTTCGATTTGTATATGATGGGGGATTTGATGTGATTGTGTGCAGTTGAACTCTGGTAAAGTGGTTGCAGTTGGACCTGGGCTACGCGACAAAGCAGGGAATAATATCCCAGCTGCTGTGAAAGAAGGCGACACGGTTCTCTTGCCGGAATACGGCGGCACCCAAGTGAAATTGGGTGAAAAAGAGTAAGTTTTTATGGTCAAGATTGTGTCTTTTTAGGATCGTGTAATTTTTTTGGGTATATTTTGACTGAGTTTTGGTTTGGGGTGGAATGCAGGTATCATTTGTTTAGAGATGAAGATATATTGGGCACTTTGCATGACTAGTTGGGGAATTTGTTCCTGCCAATTGTCAATTGAGGTCTGATATGGGAATTTGGTTTTGCTATTTCTAAGTCTAGTTGTTGCTGCTACTTTTTCAATTGTACAACTCATTGAGACTGTTACTATTATCTCTTTTCAAATCTAAGGATAATTCATTTTAACTTGTGCTTTTGTGTTGATTTTGCTCTTAAATTTGATGCTTGTTGGAGCTGCTCTGAATTCCTTATATAGGAAGGCTAGATCGAAAGCATAAGTTGTGCTTAAGTGATGAAACTGagattttatttgaattttagaAAGCCATATTGTGCTTCTATGCCCTTTCTATCACCAGTGTTTGAATGTGGCCATGATAGCTTAAGTGTAGCCAGCAAATGTTTGCAGTCAGAATCCGAGTACTTGTTTCATCATAGTTGTAATGGGAAGTAAGTCTTCAAAAACGTGAACTTGAATCTACCGAGGGGCTAATGGGGATGCATAAAATTTGTTGTtttgatgttttgttttgatcagATTACTTATGTCATTTCTTAAATATTTGAGTGTAACACCACTTGTCCTTgaacatgaaaaattaaaagagaGAAATTTAAGCAATTTATTAGTGGAACAGTTGATGTTCCATTTAACAATGTATTGTTGACTGATTGGGGACTTTGTTCCTGCGAATTGTCAATTGAGGTCTTATATGGTTTTGGGATTTCTAAGTCTAGTTGCTGCTGCTGTTTTTTCAATTGTACAACTCATTGAGATTGTTGCCATTGTCTCTTTTGAATTCTAATGATGATTCATTTAACTTGTGCTTTTGTGTTGATTTTGCCCTGAAATTTTATGTTTGTTGGATAAATTTGGAGCTGCTTCTAAATCCTTTTACCTAGGAATCTTAGATAGAAAACATAGGTTCTGTGTTGGAACGGTGCAGGGGATGAACCGTATAAggttttattgaaattttagaAAACCAAATTGTATATTTCTGCTCTTTCTATCATAAGTGTTTGAATGTGGCCTTAACACTTGTTAGCTGTAGTATATATAGCCTTATACCATCTATATTTAAATTGCCAGTAAATGTTTGCAATCACATCTGAATACTTGTTTCATCATAGTTAATTAGTTGTAATAAGAAGTAAGTCTTCAAAAATGTGAACTTGAATCTTTTGATGCTATTGCTGAGGGGGCTAATAGGAGTAGAAGTAGAACAATTTGGTTTGGAGAAGTGGGAATGCATAAAATTTGTTGTTTCGACCAGATTAATTATGTCATTTGTTAGATACTAGAGTGTAACACCACTTGTCCTTGGCGTGGAACATTAAAAGAGAGAAATTTAAGCTTGCATTTAACAATTTATTAGGTAAGTACTAATTATGAATGCCTATGTTAACCAAGTGGGGTAGTTGATGTTCCATTTAACAATATATTGTTGAATTTAGTGTAATCTTTTGGGTGGAAGTGGAATATTCTTATAAGTTATCATACAAAGATGTTATATTCAAGGATCTTGTCATGTGATATTATATGTTTTTCAATACATTAGGAGATTGTTTTCTGTTGTTATGCAGCAACAAGGAAACTTCGTGACTGAAGTTGTGGAGCCAGATCCTCCTCCATTATTagtttttaatagtattattcttgTAAGACAAGATCAGTGAATCTGGGAAATCATTGATTAATAGATGTGTATTCATCTGCATCATAGCTCATGTCCAACTTGGAAATCTTACATATTCTTCCCCCCAAAATATCttagaaatttagaaaataTAGTATCCAGATTGAATTTGGTGAATGTTGTTTTCTCTTCTAGTGCAAATCATTAAATCCTTACGTTATTAGTCTTCATATACTACTATGATTTACTTAAGTATTGTACAGTTAGCAAATTTGATTTAATCTCTACCAATTCTACATTCCCTCACAAAGAAGTTATTGAAGTCGTATAAAAATGTTGTAACTATTTTCGTAGAACATTAGCGaacttttactttaattttcagCACCTTCTAATTAATAACTGATTGACAAAATGTTATTCGATTTGCaataaaattcagaaaaaataaCGCTACGAAACCTTGTTGATCTTGCTTGATTCTACAAACTAGTATATTACCCAAATTCATTCTTTAAAGTTGATATAATTTCATTGATTAGTCTATGGTACTGGACGAAAAAATCTACGTACAACTTTCACCCATGactgtttaatttttttataaatgcgTTATTAAATTCTCAATTCGTTTGAAATGTGATGTCATCAAAAATCATTATctacaataattttattattaccaCAATAATTCGGATATATGCTAGGTTAATTATGGATAATTTGTAATAACATTTTTTACCATCACAATAAGTTGGAACTTAATAATATAgtacataatatttttttattatcgcAATAACTATCATTTTCCACTTGAAAGGTACATCAGTGTTACTAGTAGTAAGTTTTAACAAATGAGGAAATAGAAGTCAATTTTATGAAGTGTCATCATATGTGAGAAAATAGATTTTGAATTAGGAAAGAAAAAACTCAAGAATCGGGAAAATCGAGGGTTGACTCCCTGAAAATGAGGTCAAAATGGAAACCCATCTGTGTGTGTCATCATCCTATTTCATTCCCTCTCCCTCTACTGTGTCTGTTGTCCTGTCTGTCCGTTGTTGCCAGCACGTGCGTCCCTCTCTCACGTCACGTGCCCCACCACCTCCTCCCTCTACCTACACACACCACCACGCCTGCATCATCAAATCAAATCGCCATTTGAAtcatgaaaatttgaattaccACAATCATCATGTGAAGAAAACCGCGCGATGCAAGCCTACAATCGGCTCCCGAGCAGCGGACAAAGCAGCCCCCAATCGCCGCCCTCCTCGCCGCTCAGCCGCTCCCCGCGCTACCGCCCCCGCACCTCCAAATCGGGCCGCTCCACGCCCAAGACCCTCACTCAGCGCCTCGTCTGCTTCCTGCTCTCCTTCCTCCTCAACCGCCAGGGGATTTTCCTCTTCGCGCCTCTCCTCTACATCGCTGGTATTCTCTTCTACATGGGGACGGTTTCGTTCGACATCGTTCCGGTCATTACGCACAGGCCTCCCCCGGGCTCCGTCTACCGCAGCCCCCAGCTCTATGACAAGCTCCGTCCCGAAATGGACTCCGATAATTCCTCTGCGGATGCGGTCAGTTCTTCGCCTaattttgaatttcttttttttttggttaggATATTAAATGCTCAAGACTTAAGTTATTAAGATTCAGATTGATAGCGACTTTACATTTTCTTATTGACTTCGACACCTCACATTCCTAGTACTCACTAAAGTATGCACGGCAGATTTCCTTTCAGCTAAAAGCCTGAtttatatgcaatttatttCATCTGCTCAGCTCCCGACATATGTTTGGTAATCTGTCACCGGCATTG from Salvia splendens isolate huo1 chromosome 15, SspV2, whole genome shotgun sequence encodes the following:
- the LOC121768428 gene encoding 10 kDa chaperonin, mitochondrial-like, with the translated sequence MAARRLIPTLNRVLVEKIVQPSKTTAGILLPEKSSKLNSGKVVAVGPGLRDKAGNNIPAAVKEGDTVLLPEYGGTQVKLGEKEYHLFRDEDILGTLHD
- the LOC121769004 gene encoding perakine reductase-like, translated to MAAQNSMERVKLGNQGLEVSKLGYGCMGLTGFYNAPISVEDGIAIIKEAFNKGITFFDTADVYGKDHSNEYMIGQALKELPREKVQLATKFGFFAFTSSGILVKGTPEYARSCCEASLKRLQVDYIDLYYIHRIDTTVPIEETMEELKKLVEEGKIKYIGLSEANADTIRRAHAVHPITALQMEYSLWTRDIEEEIIPLCRELGIGIVPYCPVGRGLFAGKKVVENIPQESYLQSHPRFTGENWEKNKTIYYRLEELAKKHDCTPVQLALSWVLHQGADVVPIPGTTKIKNLHENVGSVNVKLTDDDLKEICEAVPVEEVAGGRQGEALYKISWKFANTPHPKPK